The Hemicordylus capensis ecotype Gifberg chromosome 6, rHemCap1.1.pri, whole genome shotgun sequence genome window below encodes:
- the TAX1BP1 gene encoding tax1-binding protein 1 isoform X2: MSSFQEVPSSSNALQTSNFAHVIFQNVAKSYLPNVHLECHYTLTPYIRPHQKDWVGIFKVGWSTARDYYTFLWSPMPENYVEGSTVNCVLSFQGYYLPNDDGEFYQFCYVTHKGEIRGASTPFQFRTSSPVEELLTMEDEGNSDMLVVTTKAGLLEFKIEKTMKEKEELLKITASLEKETVQLRDQVERLEKELSHEKEICDQLEAQQKDDFKTVEILKAENEELKKKHDEATSKVLQLEEDIMTVTQKAIAKETELDSLKDKLKKVILEKEQLECQLKTEKDEKELYKIHLKNTEIENTKLAAEVQSLKHLDGNKENLIAFYKEEVGRLQLCVSEKEKLKKAFLLTSSNKEETSVLKEQLRKAEDQLQASKQEALLMSRELSDAVNVRDKTMADLHIARLENEKVKKQLTDALAELKKITLVNNEQEANVVEKELRREVEDLKLRLQMAADHYKEKFKECQKLQKQVNKLIEQTEIAGDQQNLTEGSKDETPMVKAGDKKLPTSPVSPISSDTVLEFSAKEQDHEKNKETADKEKYKKYKQKLSDEKLKCSVYADELAKLELKWKEQVKISESVKQQLAAVEDQYLVQLAEKDRQISELTTHLGILSNEKNLGRRPENQAERITEGQISQQALYFLNPVLNTEDNGQVPAVPTRLPVLQYGNPYSTQETRDGADGAFCPDEIQRPPVRAPSWGLEDNVVCSQPARNLSRPDGLEDPEDSNDDDASAPSATDPPNIRLHERGTGFCFDPSFVHIKKCPICEMMFPPNYDQTKFEDHVESHWKVCPMCNEQFPPDYDQHGFERHVQTHFDPSDCLKF; this comes from the exons GTTGGCTGGAGTACTGCACGAGACTATTATACATTTCTTTGGTCACCTATGCCTGAAAATTATGTGGAAGGATCAACAGTTAATTGTGTGCTATCTTTTCAAG GCTATTATCTTCCAAATGATGATGGTGAATTTTACCAGTTCTGTTATGTGACACATAAGGGAGAGATCCGTGGAGCAAGTACCCCCTTTCAGTTCCGAACATCTTCTCCTGTTGAAGAATTGTTAACCATGGAAGATGAAGGAAATTCTGATATGTTAGTGGTGACGACAAAGGCTGGACTTCTTGAG ttCAAAATTGAAAAAActatgaaagaaaaagaagaactaTTAAAGATAACTGCTTCACTTGAAAAGGAAACCGTGCAACTGAGAGATCAAGTAGAAAGACTGGAAAAAGAACTTAGCCATGAAAAGGAAATATGTGATCAACTTGAAGCCCAGCAGAAG GATGATTTTAAAACTGTAGAAATACTTAAAGCTGAAAATGAAGAACTCAAGAAAAAGCATGATGAGGCTACTTCAAAAGTCCTGCAGCTTGAAGAAGACATAATGACTGTTACTCAGAAAGCTATTGCAAAAGAAACAGAATTAGACAG tctgaaagacaaactcaagaaGGTAATCCTTGAAAAGGAACAACTTGAATGCCAGTTAAAGACAGAGAAAGATGAGAAGGAACTCTACAAG ATACACTTGAAGAACACAGAAATAGAAAACACCAAGTTAGCAGCAGAGGTCCAGTCACTGAAACACTTGGATGGAAACAAAGAAAACCTGATAGCCTTTTACAAAGAGGAGGTTGGCAGACTACAACTATgtgtttctgaaaaagaaaagctGAAGAAAGCTTTCTTGCTTACTTCATCAAACAAG GAGGAGACAAGTGTTTTAAAGGAGCAGCTTCGGAAAGCTGAGGATCAGCTTCAAGCTAGTAAACAGGAAGCTCTTTTGATGTCTAGAGAGCTCAGTGATGCAGTAAATGTGCGTGATAAAACTATGGCAGATCTTCATATTGCTCGACTGGAAAATGAGAAGGTGAAGAAGCAACTTACTGATGCTCTAGCTGAGCTTAAAAAAATCACTCTAGTTAATAATGAACAG GAAGCAAATGTTGTAGAGAAGGAACTGCGCAGAGAAGTAGAAGATTTAAAGCTCCGTCTGCAGATGGCTGCTGATCATTACAAGGAAAAATTCAAAGAATGCCAGAAACTGCAAAAACAAGTCAATAAACTTATTGAGCAGACA gaaATTGCAGGTGATCAACAGAATTTGACAGAAGGCTCAAAAGATGAAACTCCCATGGTCAAGGCAGGAGATAAAAAGCTGCCTACGTCTCCAG TTAGCCCCATTTCATCTGATACAGTTTTGGAATTTTCAGCAAAGGAGCAAGATCATGAAAAGAATAAAGAAACTGCTGACAAAGAGAAATATAAGAAATACAAGCAGAAGCTGTCA GATGAGAAGTTGAAATGCAGTGTCTATGCTGATGAACTGGCCAAGTTGGAGCTGAAATGGAAGGAACAAGTGAAAATTAGTGAAAGTGTGAAGCAACAGCTAGCTGCAGTGGAAGACCAATATTTA GTTCAGTTGGCAGAAAAGGACAGGCAAATAAGTGAGCTGACAACTCATTTGGGAATCCTCAGCAATGAGAAG aatcTTGGAAGAAGACCAGAAAATCAAGCAGAAAGAATCACTGAAGGACAGATTTCGCAACAAGCCTTATATTTTCTCAACCCAGTTCTCAATACTGAAGATAATGGACAGGTTCCTGCTGTGCCAACCAGGTTACCAGTGCTGCAGTATGGAAACCCCTATTCAACCCAGGAAACAAGAG ATGGAGCAGATGGTGCTTTTTGCCCTGATGAAATCCAGAGGCCACCTGTAAGAGCACCCTCTTGGGGACTTGAAGACAATGTGGTGTGCAGTCAACCTGCTCGCAACCTCAGTAGGCCTGATGGCTTAGAAGACCCCGAGGATAGCAAT GATGATGATGCAAGTGCACCTTCTGCTACGGATCCACCAAACATTCGTTTACATGAACGTGGAACAGGTTTTTGTTTTGACCCCAG TTTTGTGCACATCAAGAAGTGTCCAATTTGTGAAATGATGTTTCCTCCGAACTACGATCAGACCAAGTTTGAAGACCATGTTGAAAGTCACTGGAAAGTGTGCCCAATGTGCAACGAACAGTTCCCTCCTGACTATGACCAGCATGGCTTTGAAAGACATGTCCAAACACACTTTGATCCATCAGACTGTTTGAAATTTTGA
- the TAX1BP1 gene encoding tax1-binding protein 1 isoform X3, with product MSSFQEVPSSSNALQTSNFAHVIFQNVAKSYLPNVHLECHYTLTPYIRPHQKDWVGIFKVGWSTARDYYTFLWSPMPENYVEGSTVNCVLSFQGYYLPNDDGEFYQFCYVTHKGEIRGASTPFQFRTSSPVEELLTMEDEGNSDMLVVTTKAGLLEFKIEKTMKEKEELLKITASLEKETVQLRDQVERLEKELSHEKEICDQLEAQQKDDFKTVEILKAENEELKKKHDEATSKVLQLEEDIMTVTQKAIAKETELDSLKDKLKKVILEKEQLECQLKTEKDEKELYKIHLKNTEIENTKLAAEVQSLKHLDGNKENLIAFYKEEVGRLQLCVSEKEKLKKAFLLTSSNKEETSVLKEQLRKAEDQLQASKQEALLMSRELSDAVNVRDKTMADLHIARLENEKVKKQLTDALAELKKITLVNNEQEANVVEKELRREVEDLKLRLQMAADHYKEKFKECQKLQKQVNKLIEQTDEKLKCSVYADELAKLELKWKEQVKISESVKQQLAAVEDQYLVQLAEKDRQISELTTHLGILSNEKNLGRRPENQAERITEGQISQQALYFLNPVLNTEDNGQVPAVPTRLPVLQYGNPYSTQETRDGADGAFCPDEIQRPPVRAPSWGLEDNVVCSQPARNLSRPDGLEDPEDSNDDDASAPSATDPPNIRLHERGTGFCFDPSFVHIKKCPICEMMFPPNYDQTKFEDHVESHWKVCPMCNEQFPPDYDQHGFERHVQTHFDPSDCLKF from the exons GTTGGCTGGAGTACTGCACGAGACTATTATACATTTCTTTGGTCACCTATGCCTGAAAATTATGTGGAAGGATCAACAGTTAATTGTGTGCTATCTTTTCAAG GCTATTATCTTCCAAATGATGATGGTGAATTTTACCAGTTCTGTTATGTGACACATAAGGGAGAGATCCGTGGAGCAAGTACCCCCTTTCAGTTCCGAACATCTTCTCCTGTTGAAGAATTGTTAACCATGGAAGATGAAGGAAATTCTGATATGTTAGTGGTGACGACAAAGGCTGGACTTCTTGAG ttCAAAATTGAAAAAActatgaaagaaaaagaagaactaTTAAAGATAACTGCTTCACTTGAAAAGGAAACCGTGCAACTGAGAGATCAAGTAGAAAGACTGGAAAAAGAACTTAGCCATGAAAAGGAAATATGTGATCAACTTGAAGCCCAGCAGAAG GATGATTTTAAAACTGTAGAAATACTTAAAGCTGAAAATGAAGAACTCAAGAAAAAGCATGATGAGGCTACTTCAAAAGTCCTGCAGCTTGAAGAAGACATAATGACTGTTACTCAGAAAGCTATTGCAAAAGAAACAGAATTAGACAG tctgaaagacaaactcaagaaGGTAATCCTTGAAAAGGAACAACTTGAATGCCAGTTAAAGACAGAGAAAGATGAGAAGGAACTCTACAAG ATACACTTGAAGAACACAGAAATAGAAAACACCAAGTTAGCAGCAGAGGTCCAGTCACTGAAACACTTGGATGGAAACAAAGAAAACCTGATAGCCTTTTACAAAGAGGAGGTTGGCAGACTACAACTATgtgtttctgaaaaagaaaagctGAAGAAAGCTTTCTTGCTTACTTCATCAAACAAG GAGGAGACAAGTGTTTTAAAGGAGCAGCTTCGGAAAGCTGAGGATCAGCTTCAAGCTAGTAAACAGGAAGCTCTTTTGATGTCTAGAGAGCTCAGTGATGCAGTAAATGTGCGTGATAAAACTATGGCAGATCTTCATATTGCTCGACTGGAAAATGAGAAGGTGAAGAAGCAACTTACTGATGCTCTAGCTGAGCTTAAAAAAATCACTCTAGTTAATAATGAACAG GAAGCAAATGTTGTAGAGAAGGAACTGCGCAGAGAAGTAGAAGATTTAAAGCTCCGTCTGCAGATGGCTGCTGATCATTACAAGGAAAAATTCAAAGAATGCCAGAAACTGCAAAAACAAGTCAATAAACTTATTGAGCAGACA GATGAGAAGTTGAAATGCAGTGTCTATGCTGATGAACTGGCCAAGTTGGAGCTGAAATGGAAGGAACAAGTGAAAATTAGTGAAAGTGTGAAGCAACAGCTAGCTGCAGTGGAAGACCAATATTTA GTTCAGTTGGCAGAAAAGGACAGGCAAATAAGTGAGCTGACAACTCATTTGGGAATCCTCAGCAATGAGAAG aatcTTGGAAGAAGACCAGAAAATCAAGCAGAAAGAATCACTGAAGGACAGATTTCGCAACAAGCCTTATATTTTCTCAACCCAGTTCTCAATACTGAAGATAATGGACAGGTTCCTGCTGTGCCAACCAGGTTACCAGTGCTGCAGTATGGAAACCCCTATTCAACCCAGGAAACAAGAG ATGGAGCAGATGGTGCTTTTTGCCCTGATGAAATCCAGAGGCCACCTGTAAGAGCACCCTCTTGGGGACTTGAAGACAATGTGGTGTGCAGTCAACCTGCTCGCAACCTCAGTAGGCCTGATGGCTTAGAAGACCCCGAGGATAGCAAT GATGATGATGCAAGTGCACCTTCTGCTACGGATCCACCAAACATTCGTTTACATGAACGTGGAACAGGTTTTTGTTTTGACCCCAG TTTTGTGCACATCAAGAAGTGTCCAATTTGTGAAATGATGTTTCCTCCGAACTACGATCAGACCAAGTTTGAAGACCATGTTGAAAGTCACTGGAAAGTGTGCCCAATGTGCAACGAACAGTTCCCTCCTGACTATGACCAGCATGGCTTTGAAAGACATGTCCAAACACACTTTGATCCATCAGACTGTTTGAAATTTTGA
- the TAX1BP1 gene encoding tax1-binding protein 1 isoform X1 yields the protein MSSFQEVPSSSNALQTSNFAHVIFQNVAKSYLPNVHLECHYTLTPYIRPHQKDWVGIFKVGWSTARDYYTFLWSPMPENYVEGSTVNCVLSFQGYYLPNDDGEFYQFCYVTHKGEIRGASTPFQFRTSSPVEELLTMEDEGNSDMLVVTTKAGLLEFKIEKTMKEKEELLKITASLEKETVQLRDQVERLEKELSHEKEICDQLEAQQKDDFKTVEILKAENEELKKKHDEATSKVLQLEEDIMTVTQKAIAKETELDSLKDKLKKVILEKEQLECQLKTEKDEKELYKIHLKNTEIENTKLAAEVQSLKHLDGNKENLIAFYKEEVGRLQLCVSEKEKLKKAFLLTSSNKEETSVLKEQLRKAEDQLQASKQEALLMSRELSDAVNVRDKTMADLHIARLENEKVKKQLTDALAELKKITLVNNEQEANVVEKELRREVEDLKLRLQMAADHYKEKFKECQKLQKQVNKLIEQTEIAGDQQNLTEGSKDETPMVKAGDKKLPTSPAKEQDHEKNKETADKEKYKKYKQKLSDEKLKCSVYADELAKLELKWKEQVKISESVKQQLAAVEDQYLVQLAEKDRQISELTTHLGILSNEKNLGRRPENQAERITEGQISQQALYFLNPVLNTEDNGQVPAVPTRLPVLQYGNPYSTQETRDGADGAFCPDEIQRPPVRAPSWGLEDNVVCSQPARNLSRPDGLEDPEDSNDDDASAPSATDPPNIRLHERGTGFCFDPSFVHIKKCPICEMMFPPNYDQTKFEDHVESHWKVCPMCNEQFPPDYDQHGFERHVQTHFDPSDCLKF from the exons GTTGGCTGGAGTACTGCACGAGACTATTATACATTTCTTTGGTCACCTATGCCTGAAAATTATGTGGAAGGATCAACAGTTAATTGTGTGCTATCTTTTCAAG GCTATTATCTTCCAAATGATGATGGTGAATTTTACCAGTTCTGTTATGTGACACATAAGGGAGAGATCCGTGGAGCAAGTACCCCCTTTCAGTTCCGAACATCTTCTCCTGTTGAAGAATTGTTAACCATGGAAGATGAAGGAAATTCTGATATGTTAGTGGTGACGACAAAGGCTGGACTTCTTGAG ttCAAAATTGAAAAAActatgaaagaaaaagaagaactaTTAAAGATAACTGCTTCACTTGAAAAGGAAACCGTGCAACTGAGAGATCAAGTAGAAAGACTGGAAAAAGAACTTAGCCATGAAAAGGAAATATGTGATCAACTTGAAGCCCAGCAGAAG GATGATTTTAAAACTGTAGAAATACTTAAAGCTGAAAATGAAGAACTCAAGAAAAAGCATGATGAGGCTACTTCAAAAGTCCTGCAGCTTGAAGAAGACATAATGACTGTTACTCAGAAAGCTATTGCAAAAGAAACAGAATTAGACAG tctgaaagacaaactcaagaaGGTAATCCTTGAAAAGGAACAACTTGAATGCCAGTTAAAGACAGAGAAAGATGAGAAGGAACTCTACAAG ATACACTTGAAGAACACAGAAATAGAAAACACCAAGTTAGCAGCAGAGGTCCAGTCACTGAAACACTTGGATGGAAACAAAGAAAACCTGATAGCCTTTTACAAAGAGGAGGTTGGCAGACTACAACTATgtgtttctgaaaaagaaaagctGAAGAAAGCTTTCTTGCTTACTTCATCAAACAAG GAGGAGACAAGTGTTTTAAAGGAGCAGCTTCGGAAAGCTGAGGATCAGCTTCAAGCTAGTAAACAGGAAGCTCTTTTGATGTCTAGAGAGCTCAGTGATGCAGTAAATGTGCGTGATAAAACTATGGCAGATCTTCATATTGCTCGACTGGAAAATGAGAAGGTGAAGAAGCAACTTACTGATGCTCTAGCTGAGCTTAAAAAAATCACTCTAGTTAATAATGAACAG GAAGCAAATGTTGTAGAGAAGGAACTGCGCAGAGAAGTAGAAGATTTAAAGCTCCGTCTGCAGATGGCTGCTGATCATTACAAGGAAAAATTCAAAGAATGCCAGAAACTGCAAAAACAAGTCAATAAACTTATTGAGCAGACA gaaATTGCAGGTGATCAACAGAATTTGACAGAAGGCTCAAAAGATGAAACTCCCATGGTCAAGGCAGGAGATAAAAAGCTGCCTACGTCTCCAG CAAAGGAGCAAGATCATGAAAAGAATAAAGAAACTGCTGACAAAGAGAAATATAAGAAATACAAGCAGAAGCTGTCA GATGAGAAGTTGAAATGCAGTGTCTATGCTGATGAACTGGCCAAGTTGGAGCTGAAATGGAAGGAACAAGTGAAAATTAGTGAAAGTGTGAAGCAACAGCTAGCTGCAGTGGAAGACCAATATTTA GTTCAGTTGGCAGAAAAGGACAGGCAAATAAGTGAGCTGACAACTCATTTGGGAATCCTCAGCAATGAGAAG aatcTTGGAAGAAGACCAGAAAATCAAGCAGAAAGAATCACTGAAGGACAGATTTCGCAACAAGCCTTATATTTTCTCAACCCAGTTCTCAATACTGAAGATAATGGACAGGTTCCTGCTGTGCCAACCAGGTTACCAGTGCTGCAGTATGGAAACCCCTATTCAACCCAGGAAACAAGAG ATGGAGCAGATGGTGCTTTTTGCCCTGATGAAATCCAGAGGCCACCTGTAAGAGCACCCTCTTGGGGACTTGAAGACAATGTGGTGTGCAGTCAACCTGCTCGCAACCTCAGTAGGCCTGATGGCTTAGAAGACCCCGAGGATAGCAAT GATGATGATGCAAGTGCACCTTCTGCTACGGATCCACCAAACATTCGTTTACATGAACGTGGAACAGGTTTTTGTTTTGACCCCAG TTTTGTGCACATCAAGAAGTGTCCAATTTGTGAAATGATGTTTCCTCCGAACTACGATCAGACCAAGTTTGAAGACCATGTTGAAAGTCACTGGAAAGTGTGCCCAATGTGCAACGAACAGTTCCCTCCTGACTATGACCAGCATGGCTTTGAAAGACATGTCCAAACACACTTTGATCCATCAGACTGTTTGAAATTTTGA